The sequence GTCCAGGTACACCGTGTCGCCGATGGTGGGGTCGGAGAACTCCAGCAAGACGAAAGCGCTGTCGAACCCCATGTGCGCGCCGACGGTGAAAGGAATCACCTGAATGGTCACATGGGGGAGCTCGGAGGTCTTCTCGATATGCTCCAGCTGCTTTCTCATGACATCGGCCCCGCCTACATGGCGATGCAGTACGGATTCGTCGAGCAGCACCCAGTATTTCGGCGGCTGGGGTCCGTGCAGGCGTTCCTGGCGCCTCAGCCGGTAGGCGACCCGTTCTTCCAGCACGTCCGGGTCCATCCTCGGCAGATATCCCTTGATGATCGCGCGGGCGTACTCCTCGGTCTGGAGAAGTCCCGGGACGGTCGTCGTCTCGTATTCGGAGATCGACGTGGCGTCGATCTCCAGGCCCAGGAACGGGCGGAAGTCGACGTCTTCCGTCTCCTGCCACCAAACTTGTTGTTTGGCCTCCCGCGCCAGGGACATCAGGGCGTCGATCTGCGTCTGCTCGGTCATCCCGTAGAAGAGGCACAGGTCGCGCACGTCCCGGGGGAGGGCGCCCCGCTGGGCGGTCTCGATCCTGCTGATCTTGGCCGGTGAGCATTCGAGCTGTTCGGCCGCCTCCTTGATGCTCTTCCCGGCCTGCTCGCGGAGCTCCCGCAGACGGCTGGCAAGTTGTCGGCGGCGCAGAGTGGGGTTGGTACCGGCCATCGGCGCTCACCTCTTCTTCCCGGTGGTGCAGGCGGCTGCCGCCTCACTCATGGAAGTCTTCCCAGGTCGTGGCGATGGTAACAGTCAAATGGCAGTATCGTCCGGCAATCTCCGAAGGTAACCGCCAAGGGTATATTCATGTGGCAATTGCCAATGGCAGTCGTCGATGGCACAGACCCGGGTAAAAGGTGAGCGAGGCCCCTGTCGGGGCGAACCTTCAAGGGGGCGATGGTCCTTGAAGTATGAAATCGACCTCCGCAACGATCACTGGATCGGTGCGGGCAGCCTACTGATCATTGGCCTGCGGGCGCTGGACGCAGGGATCTTCGCGGAGCTGGACGCGTTCGCGTGGGTGCAGGGATGGGAGACCGACCGCGGTCGGCTGTTCCGGCACGCCTACCGCGATCCCAGGTTCGGCACCCTGCTGGAGTGCGGTCTGTGCCACGGCGCGGACACGACCGGCAGGCGGCAGCCGTGCTCGCTCTGTGACGGCACCGGGCGGATCGACCGGCTCAGGCCGGAGGTGCGCGACGAGCGGTGAGCCGGTGCGGACAGGCGAGCCGTCGCGCATCGGTGAGGGATGCCGATACGGGGTGAGCATCGGTGAGGGATGCCGATACGGGGTGAGCATCGGTGAGAGA comes from Streptosporangium roseum DSM 43021 and encodes:
- a CDS encoding helix-turn-helix domain-containing protein; this translates as MAGTNPTLRRRQLASRLRELREQAGKSIKEAAEQLECSPAKISRIETAQRGALPRDVRDLCLFYGMTEQTQIDALMSLAREAKQQVWWQETEDVDFRPFLGLEIDATSISEYETTTVPGLLQTEEYARAIIKGYLPRMDPDVLEERVAYRLRRQERLHGPQPPKYWVLLDESVLHRHVGGADVMRKQLEHIEKTSELPHVTIQVIPFTVGAHMGFDSAFVLLEFSDPTIGDTVYLDTLMGSFYLEKAKELERFRETLNHLRAVALSPQESAVHIARAYDRFAA